In a single window of the Drosophila albomicans strain 15112-1751.03 chromosome 3, ASM965048v2, whole genome shotgun sequence genome:
- the LOC117567581 gene encoding SHC-transforming protein 2, translating to MPRNGGIEAGNNGGMGSTSTATNDGCIYPDDVILEKGVTFNVRYTGCVEVKTSMKSLDFETRTQLARECINRVCEAAGLKSASKRRLDKKLYNFISDRPSMQHAGTNIIINVSSRALTLSNVDTGEVIANHNMPRISFASGGDNDTLDFLAYIAKREGDEWRACYVLECAGGQSEDLIVTIGKAFVLRFNALNKLNNDQHHHQHLQASSANNALVDGMMSQSCKENVKEYYNDLPNKLPPDLPCEEQQQQMPLHPHAPRVAQLNLKKPRDRLSSNLIDLNSPPPDQTTNKLALGNFDPLHAATTAAAAATTAAALATASTVRDVFDGAQCPLTAEVWFHAAISRPIAERMLLQDGDFLVRESQGKRGQYVLTGLEGKTPKHLLLIDPEGVVRTKDRIFDSISHLINYHWVHALPIISEDSELVLRNPVRRSPPQQHDQATVADNAA from the exons ATGCCACGGAATGGCGGCATCGAAGCCGGCAATAACGGTGGCATGGGCTCCACATCCACAGCGACTAACGATGGCTGCATATATCCGGACGATGTCATATTGGAAAAGGGCGTAACATTCAATGTACGTTACACGGGCTGCGTTGAGGTCAAGACCTCAATGAAATCACTGGACTTTGAGACGCGCACACAGCTGGCACG aGAATGCATCAATCGGGTGTGCGAAGCAGCAGGCTTAAAATCGGCCAGTAAACGGCGATTGGACAAGAAGTTATACAACTTTATATCGGATCGACCGAGCATGCAACATGCTGGcaccaacatcatcatcaatgtGTCGAGTCGAGCGCTTACGCTGAGCAATGTGGACACTGGCGAAGTGATTGCCAATCACAATATGCCGCGCATTTCCTTTGCTTCCGGTGGCGACAATGATACCCTTGATTTCCTGGCCTACATTGCGAAGAGGGAGGGCGACGAGTGGCGGGCATGTTATGTGCTGGAATGCGCTGGCGGCCAGAGCGAAGACTTAATTGTGACCATTGGCAAAGCGTTTGTGCTGCGCTTCAATGCAttgaacaaattaaacaacgatcaacatcatcatcagcatcttCAAGCGTCATCAGCGAATAACGCACTTGTCGATGGCATGATGAGTCAGAGCTGCAAGGAGAATGTGAAAGAGTATTACAATGATTTGCCCAACAAGCTGCCACCGGATTTGCCATGcgaggagcaacaacagcaaatgccACTGCATCCGCATGCACCGCGTGTGgcacaattgaatttaaagaaaCCGCGCGATCGCTTGAGCAGCAATCTCATCGATCTTAACTCCCCGCCACCCGATCAAACCACCAATAAGCTAGCACTGGGCAACTTTGATCCATTGCACgcagctacaacagcagcagcagctgcaacaactgcCGCTGCCCTTGCAACAGCATCCACAGTACGCGACGTCTTCGATGGCGCCCAGTGTCCGCTGACAGCCGAGGTTTGGTTTCATGCGGCCATCTCGCGACCCATTGCCGAGCGCATGTTGCTCCAGGATGGCGATTTCTTAGTGCGCGAATCTCAGGGCAAGCGTGGACAATACGTGCTGACAGGACTGGAGGGGAAGACACCGAAGCATCTGCTGCTCATCGATCCCGAGGGCGTGGTGCGCACCAAAGATCGCATATTCGATAGCATCAGTCATTTGATCAACTATCATTGGGTGCATGCGTTGCCCATCATATCGGAGGATTCGGAGCTGGTCTTGCGTAATCCAGTGCGACGATCACCGCCCCAGCAACATGATCAGGCAACAGTTGCTGATAACGCAGCTTAA
- the LOC117567582 gene encoding uncharacterized protein LOC117567582: MYGHSTPTIKNFDSLKSWSVWAGVLGVVQAVIWIGLTITAIVAYTCHIYITNEMTYGSFVKTIFFDVYFHGSCKMSPDAYQSYDDTILKSVKTVFDPTQILVWDCVYLALSVAWFIVSIVLLTCVRKDSVKGTLGAIYSWAFFVFVISCMDLAIGVIFGVDFSRFHAVASQYNANDINAGVVDPNAAQLIAGGVAAMAMMIISFKGFILWFINVGLLIYLLTRAVQIASDNDRTDTLFMPRKDSNDILATRAPIRAYEEERVEVQAYNNDAFLPDTRSTAETIEVNEEAIVRAAHMSRDANLMDRRFRSIDAFQQYPSPNQPAARQSSQNPVQETVVVATAGFPVPDYSPGLSPGNNGILRHHHQY; this comes from the exons ATGTACGGACACTCGACGCCGACCATCAAAAACTTTGACTCGCTGAAATCATGGTCCGTCTGGGCAGGTGTACTTGGAGTG GTACAAGCCGTCATCTGGATAGGTCTAACGATAACCGCAATTGTTGCATACACATGTCATATATACATTACCAATGAAATGACTTATGGCTCATTTGTGAAGACCATTTTCTTCGATGTTTACTTCCATGGCTCGTGCAAAATGTCACCCGATGCCTATCAGAGCTATGATGACACCATTCTCAAGTCCGTGAAGACTGTCTTCGATCCCACCCAGATCTTGGTCTGGGATTGTGTCTATTTGGCCCTCTCCGTTGCCTGGTTCATCGTTTCCATCGTGCTATTAACTT GCGTACGAAAGGACAGTGTGAAGGGCACACTTGGCGCCATCTACAGTTGGGCGTTCTTTGTGTTCGTCATCAGTTGCATGGACTTGGCCATTGGCGTCATTTTTGGCGTTGATTTCAGTCGTTTCCATGCAGTTGCATCCCAATACAATGCCAACGACATTAATGCCGGTGTTGTGGATCCGAATGCAGCTCAACTGATTGCTGGTGGCGTCGCTGCCATGGCTATGATGATTATTTCATTCAAGGGATTCATATTGTGGTTCATCAACGTTGGACTCTTGATCTATTTGCTTACGCGCGCTGTTCAAATTGCTTCTGATAACGACAGAACG GATACGCTCTTCATGCCACGCAAGGACTCGAATGACATTCTAGCCACCCGTGCACCCATTCGTGCCTACGAAGAAGAGag AGTGGAAGTGCAAGCCTACAACAATGATGCCTTCCTGCCCGATACACGTTCCACGGCCGAGACAATCGAAGTGAATGAGGAGGCAATTGTGCGAGCAGCGCACATGTCACGCGATGCCAATCTGATGGATCGTCGATTCCGTAGCATCGATGCCTTCCAGCAGTATCCGTCACCCAATCAGCCTGCAGCTCGTCAATCGTCGCAGAATCCAGTGCAAGAGACTGTTGTCGTGGCCACAGCGGGATTCCCCGTACCTGACTATTCGCCCGGTCTGAGTCCCGGCAATAACGGTATTCTCCGTCACCATCATCAGTACTAA
- the LOC117567577 gene encoding uncharacterized protein LOC117567577, which produces MNNQLNPATYRKFNNLLSSGAVTVTGPGQPRILKTTRLAVGGGGNSNASSAAAAASQQQQTVMDSDGVARCYICDELLLGNQTQTSLTDMCTTHTSTKFPNKLAQLVGEGFMVIVCNEDFVCSRCTNLVNYYDRLENDVERVKSNLLNLLNKKYGINEDSGGNNNVAGDTASPPLKMQKLAGNAANRSLEEGGDALRQRKLVQQSTPVSQQLKVASPQSGGATQTQVQRKATKIYKCTSCDYKTSDMRLFNTHYETCKQQTFQCKTCRKIFPHFGAMKHHMVRDHNTAMDNTCAMCHINFVNETSLRKHMETNHATNVLVTSTTTIPAAAAPVTAAAAAAAAAAASAGNVTESIGVSGSALYTCNHCQFKSTDKGVFDEHMRKHVQTNKPKPFKCRLCSQRFETREAATVHAKQHQTNYFKCGQCAMTFPKRELLVKHAEIHQLEKMAASGASTQKLLQETIDEALSDSVPAAAAQGGNSGQQVVSSVAEENNIRFFSCSICSLTFIQETYYNHHMETHRREKKSGAAGGSGGGSGSNAAALNSAATALLSDEPGESGVGLKEESNEQSAEADIESLFEKLHSDKNDSEKKNEMVITSQEGSGGITFNITIPQVDAAGVEQAESKHSPNAQAPVSVSIDMPTLDQAEEEESQAQGDKTAEARDTKSNAPPVSMPSLDDDNEAAAAAAADANADDTTDGNAAAKPSEKSSAKGEQTAASKEKQVKQEGAEEAAGEAQAAEAEKHEAEETPAAGEQTAEAAEEAAAAAEAEAAAAAGEGEAGEAAGGEQQVAMELDEAMQAQVDGGQIKFIVNENGHLLQLDNHILTDAEGNQIIVQDPEQIQQLLQSVGVLQSGDGLEGDTLQMMTDGSGQMVLVHGDNNEQQLIDASLINSEGQIIIQQGQDGEEGPHVISEDGTRIPVSVSYTEDGQPIVQVQQQVLEAAQASAEEKEAAAAAQAEAEEAGEATQTSESVTVTTAAATAVTTSTASSSSGGTAGFFALDEFAETKAD; this is translated from the exons ATGAACAATCAACTAAACCCGGCCACCTACcgcaaattcaataatttgctTAGCAGCGGCGCTGTTACCGTCACCGGTCCCGGACAGCCGCGCATCTTGAAAACGACTCGACTCGCTgtcggcggcggcggcaattCGAATgcaagcagcgcagcagcggctgcttcgcaacaacagcaaaccgTTATGGACAGTGATGGAGTTGCACGCTGTTATATTTGCGATGAGTTGCTATTGGGGAATCAAACGCAGACATCGCTAACCGATATGTGCACCACGCACACCTCAACCAAATTCCCCAATAAGCTGGCTCAACTGGTTGGCGAAGGCTTCATGGTAATTGTGTGCAACGAAGATTTCGTTTGTTCGCGCTGCACCAATTTGGTCAACTACTACGACCGCCTTGAGAACGATGTGGAGCGCGTTAAGTCGAATCTGCTGAATTTGCTAAACAAAAAGTATGGCATCAATGAGGATAGCGGTGGCAATAATAATGTGGCAGGAGATACGGCAAGTCCGcctttgaaaatgcaaaagctAGCAGGAAATGCGGCAAATCGTTCGCTCGAAGAGGGCGGAGATGCATTGCGACAGCGTAAGCTGGTGCAACAATCAACGCCAG TGTCGCAACAATTGAAGGTCGCATCGCCACAGAGCGGCGGCGCCACCCAGACGCAGGTTCAACGCAAGGCAACCAAGATCTACAAGTGCACCTCGTGCGATTACAAGACCTCCGACATGCGTCTGTTCAACACACATTACGAGACATGCAAACAGCAGACGTTCCAGTGCAAGACCTGTCGCAAGATCTTCCCCCACTTTGGCGCCATGAAGCATCACATGGTGCGTGATCACAACACCGCCATGGACAACACTTGCGCCATGTGCCACATCAATTTCGTGAATGAGACGAGCTTGCGCAAGCACATGGAAACCAATCATGCCACCAATGTGCTTGTCACCAGCACCACAACAATTCCCGCTGCTGCCGCTCCAGttactgcggctgctgctgccgccgccgcggCTGCTGCATCGGCTGGCAATGTCACTGAGTCGATTGGTGTCTCGGGCTCGGCGCTGTATACATGCAATCACTGTCAGTTCAAGTCCACGGACAAGGGTGTGTTTGATGAGCATATGCGCAAACATGTTCAAACCAACAAACCGAAGCCATTCAAGTGTCGCCTATGCTCGCAACGCTTTGAGACACGCGAGGCGGCCACCGTGCACGCCAAGCAGCATCAGACCAACTACTTCAAGTGCGGTCAGTGCGCGATGACCTTCCCCAAGCGTGAGTTGCTCGTGAAGCATGCCGAGATTCATCAGCTGGAGAAGATGGCTGCCAGCGGCGCTAGCACACAAAAATTGCTGCAGGAGACCATTGATGAGGCATTGAGCGATTCGGtgccagcagctgctgctcaggGCGGCAACAGTGGCCAGCAGGTGGTGAGCAGTGTGGCCGAGGAGAACAACATTCGCTTCTTTTCGTGCAGCATCTGCTCGCTAACCTTCATACAGGAGACGTACTACAATCACCACATGGAGACACACAGGCGGGAGAAGAAGAGCGGCGCTGCCGGTGGCAGCGGAGGAGGCAGTGGCAGTAATGCAGCTGCCCTCAATTCGGCTGCCACAGCATTGTTGAGCGATGAGCCCGGCGAGTCGGGTGTCGGCTTGAAGGAGGAATCGAATGAGCAGAGCGCTGAAGCTGACATTGAGAGCCTGTTTGAGAAATTGCATTCGGATAAGAATGACAGCGagaagaaaaatgaaatggtCATCACCTCACAGGAGGGGAGCGGTGGCATCACTTTTAACATAACCATACCCCAAGTGGATGCCGCCGGCGTCGAGCAGGCGGAGAGCAAGCATTCACCAAATGCACAAGCGCCTGTTTCGGTTAGCATTGATATGCCCACTTTGGATCAAGCCGAGGAGGAAGAATCACAAGCGCAGGGTGACAAAACGGCTGAGGCTCGCGACACCAAATCGAATGCGCCACCCGTCTCTATGCCCAGTTTGGATGATGACAATGAggccgcagctgcagcagctgcagatgcCAATGCAGACGACACAACCGATGGCAATGCAGCAGCCAAGCCCAGCGAGAAGTCCAGCGCCAAGGGAGAGCAAACAGCAGCTAGCAAGGAGAAGCAGGTCAAGCAGGAAGGTGCTGAAGAAGCTGCGGGCGAAGCACAGGCTGCCGAGGCGGAGAAACACGAAGCCGAGGAGACGCCAGCAGCTGGCGAGCAAACAGCTGAAGCAGCCGAAGAAGCTGCAGCCGCTGCGGAAGccgaagcagctgctgccgccggtGAAGGTGAAGCTGGTGAGGCAGCGGGAGGTGAACAGCAAGTGGCCATGGAACTGGATGAGGCAATGCAGGCCCAAGTCGATGGTGGACAAATCAAGTTTATTGTGAATGAGAATGGACATTTGCTGCAGCTGGATAATCACATACTGACCGATGCCGAGGGCAATCAGATTATTGTGCAAGATCCCGAGCAGatacagcagctgctgcagagtGTTGGTGTGCTGCAGTCCGGCGATGGTTTGGAGGGCGACACACTGCAAATGATGACCGATGGCAGCGGCCAAATGGTTCTCGTTCATGGCGATAACAACGAACAGCAACTGATCGATGCCTCACTGATCAATTCCGAAGGCCAAATCATCATACAACAGGGCCAGGATGGCGAGGAGGGTCCACATGTCATCAGTGAGGATGGCACACGCATACCCGTCTCTGTTTCGTACACAGAAGATGGCCAACCCATTGTGCAAGTGCAGCAACAAGTGCTGGAAGCGGCACAGGCGAGTGCCGAGGAAAAggaggcggcggcagcagcgcaAGCCGAGGCCGAGGAGGCGGGCGAGGCAACACAAACCAGCGAATCGGTCACAgtgacaacagcagcggccACAGCGGTGACCACGAGCACAGCCAGCAGTAGCAGTGGCGGCACTGCCGGATTCTTTGCGCTCGACGAGTTCGCCGAGACGAAAGCGGACTAG
- the LOC117569769 gene encoding pupal cuticle protein Edg-78E, whose protein sequence is MNSRSRRRGQQQCLFVKLHQLFLLQLALLLLPSAADGRPAATESAAETLYYVNQPADAAGNYNFEFQTSNGITTKAAGNEHGAVGVVQYVSKEGIPVTFTYVADENGYQPTGDFAPPHLARLLEYLQTHPAVDEQKSRRW, encoded by the exons ATGAATTCGCGTAGTCGTCGTCGTGGCCAGCAGCAATGCCTGTTTGTCAAG CTTCATCAGCTGTTCCTGCTTCAACTCGCGCTGCTGCTTCTACCATCCGCTGCTGATGGACGTCCTGCTGCCACAGAATCTGCAGCTGAAACACTTTACTATGTGAATCAACCGGCGGATGCCGCcggaaattataattttgagtTTCAGACCTCCAATGGGATCACCACCAAGGCGGCGGGCAACGAACATGGTGCAGTTGGTGTGGTTCAATATGTGTCCAAGGAAGGAATCCCAGTGACCTTCACCTATGTGGCCGATGAGAATGGTTATCAGCCCACGGGAGATTTTGCTCCACCTCATTTAGCTCGCTTGCTGGAATATCTTCAAACGCATCCGGCGGTCGATGAACAGAAATCACGACGCTGGTAa
- the LOC117570336 gene encoding pupal cuticle protein Edg-78E, translated as MRNFLITLLCLALLSSQLDARLVRIRRIRRLVGGSERDAQITDFRVQPLDENGVFKYAFKTSNGIDVQAAGSALETIGIFSYTSPEGQDIETRYIADELGFHVVGRHLPQPPPTPSYILRSLEYIRTHNEDGSPKVHTL; from the exons ATGCGCAATTTT CTCATCACATTGCTGTGCCTGGCGCTTCTCTCCTCGCAGCTGGATGCGAGGCTCGTGAGGATTCGTCGCATTCGTCGCCTGGTCGGTGGCAGCGAACGTGATGCCCAGATAACGGATTTTCGCGTACAGCCGCTGGACGAGAATGGTGTCTTTAAGTATGCCTTCAAGACGAGCAACGGCATCGATGTCCAGGCTGCGGGAAGTGCTTTGGAAACGATTGGCATCTTTAGCTACACCTCACCCGAGGGTCAGGATATCGAGACTCGCTACATAGCTGATGAGTTGGGCTTCCATGTGGTGGGCAGACATCTGCCCCAACCACCGCCAACACCCAGCTATATACTGCGATCATTGGAGTACATTCGCACCCACAACGAAGATGGTTCGCCGAAAGTTCATACACTGTGA
- the LOC117569885 gene encoding pupal cuticle protein Edg-78E, with amino-acid sequence MFKYVLCVALIACACADNINKDAQIRSFQNDASDAEGNYQYAYETSNGIQVQEAGNPSGVRGAVAYVSPEGEQISLSYTADEEGYHPVGDHLPTPPPVPAYVLRALEYIRTHPAAQKDE; translated from the exons ATGTTCAAATAC GTGCTCTGTGTCGCTCTCATTGCCTGCGCCTGCGccgacaacatcaacaaggACGCCCAGATTCGCAGCTTCCAGAATGACGCATCCGATGCCGAGGGCAACTATCAGTACGCCTACGAGACAAGCAATGGCATTCAAGTCCAGGAGGCTGGCAATCCTTCGGGTGTCCGCGGTGCCGTCGCCTATGTCTCCCCCGAAGGTGAACAGATCTCCCTGAGCTACACTGCCGATGAGGAGGGTTACCATCCAGTTGGCGATCATCTGCCCACTCCTCCCCCGGTGCCCGCTTATGTGCTGCGTGCCCTCGAATACATTCGCACCCATCCTGCAGCGCAGAAGGACGAATAA
- the LOC117569684 gene encoding pupal cuticle protein Edg-78E, with translation MFKLSVCLIAALAISAVYADNINKDAQIVRESNDAPDAEGNYAYAYETSNGIAAQEAGNGAGVSGAVRYVSDDGTPISLTYTADENGYHPVGDHLPTPPPIPEAIIRALEYIQSHPQQ, from the exons ATGTTCAAGCTG TCCGTTTGCCTTATTGCCGCCCTGGCCATCTCCGCCGTCTATGCTGACAACATTAACAAGGATGCCCAAATTGTGAGGGAGTCCAACGATGCACCCGATGCCGAAGGCAACTATGCTTATGCTTACGAAACATCGAATGGCATTGCCGCACAGGAGGCTGGAAATGGTGCCGGAGTCTCTGGAGCTGTTAGATACGTTTCGGACGATGGAACTCCAATCAGCTTGACCTACACCGCTGATGAAAATGGATACCATCCCGTTGGCGATCATTTGCCCACACCTCCCCCAATCCCAGAGGCAATCATCAGAGCTTTGGAATACATCCAGTCTCATCCTCAACAGTAA
- the LOC117569640 gene encoding probable serine hydrolase: MEFEFKDNDSSNSSGDGGNVELNLNQRYRHAGDLTGEAPTRPFSEITIKVPWGHIAGKWYGPQNVQPILGLHGWQDNAGTYDLLVPLLSPDVAFLSVDLPGHGLSSRLPDGCYYNSVDNLYVIRLIMKQYKWEKVSLVGHSMSSIICFVFAAVFPDKVDMIIGIDALKPHQRPYPSVIRTMETRLDEFLREDERNRSKNEPPSYTYDELIERVYIGTFHSVNKELCKHMLARNIQKSGKYPDKYFFCRDRRLKFYNYAIGSQELCVEMAQRITCPYLFIKGLQSSYFEDKKYYDEVMEVLIKKPNFEYVEANGSHHLHMNNPEAIIGPVNNFIQRFGPAAAAAARRQAKEAAQNKL, translated from the exons atgGAGTTTGAGTTTAAGGAtaatgacagcagcaacagcagcggtgACGGCGGCAATGTGGAACTAAATCTGAATCAACGCTATCGACATGCTGGCGATCTGACTGGCGAAGCGCCAACGAGACCC TTTTCCGAGATTACCATAAAGGTGCCGTGGGGCCACATTGCGGGCAAATGGTATGGGCCACAAAATGTACAGCCAATACTCGGTCTACATGGGTGGCAAGATAATGCCGGCACATATGATTTGCTGGTGCCGTTGCTATCTCCGGACGTGGCATTTTTGTCAGTGGATTTACCGGGGCACGGCCTGTCTTCGCGGCTGCCAGATGGTTGCTATTATAATTCCGTAGATAATCTGTATGTGATAAGGCTTATCATGAAGCAATACAAATGGGAGAAGGTCTCACTCGTTGGCCATTCCATGTCATCGATCATATGCTTTGTGTTTGCTGCCGTCTTTCCCGATAAAGTCGATATGATCATTGGCATTGATGCCTTGAAACCACATCAACGTCCCTATCCATCCGTTATTCGCACCATGGAAACGCGTCTCGATGAATTTCTTCGCGAGGATGAACGTAATCGGAGTAAAAATGAGCCGCCCAGCTACACGTACGACGAACTCATCGAGCGCGTCTACATCGGCACCTTTCATTCCGTCAACAAGGAGCTTTGCAAGCATATGCTGGCGAGAAACATTCAAAAGTCGGGCAAATACCCCGACAAGTATTTCTTCTGTCGCGATCGCCGTCTGAAGTTCTACAATTATGCGATCGGTTCGCAGGAATTGTGCGTGGAAATGGCCCAGCGTATTACTTGTCCATATCTATTCATAAAGGGTCTGCAATCATCGTATTTCGAGGACAAGAAATACTACGATGAAGTGATGGAAGTGTTGATCAAAAAGCCCAATTTTGAGTATGTGGAGGCAAATGGCTCGCATCATTTGCACATGAACAATCCGGAGGCCATTATCGGTCCGGTCAATAACTTCATTCAACGCTTTGGGccagcagccgctgccgctgcgcgTCGACAGGCCAAGGAGGCTGCACAAAACAAGCTATAG
- the LOC117569641 gene encoding probable serine hydrolase isoform X1: MKGQQSLRLLRQLTNGTQQSFSKRLAHGQSAAGSLRDHEDIIIQMPWGHIAGKWYGRKDVRPILGIHGWMDNAGTFDTLAPLLPAHLPLLTIDAPGHGLSSWLPKGTAYHSIELVQLMRRIIKYFNWEKLSLLGHSMSSLNGFVFGSMFPDKLDMFIGLDVMKPLIRSEKTFINKLAERLENNLKLEERMLEGTEPPSYEWDKLVERMHLGTRKSISLESCQYILKRSCKPSKQDPNRFYFSHDNRVKAAFVYTLSNETVLEMAARINVPYLFIKALQAPYYEDKKYYNAALDVLRKNPQFEYYEVEGSHHVHLNEPEKVAPLINAFINKYRPDV, translated from the exons ATGAAGGGCCAACAAAGTCTGCGTTTGCTGAGACAGTTGACAAATGGAACGCAGCAGAGCTTCTCCAAGCGTCTGGCTCATGGTCAAAGTGCAGCTGGCTCGCTAAGAGAT CATGAGGATATAATCATACAAATGCCTTGGGGACACATTGCTGGCAAATGGTATGGCCGAAAAGATGTACGTCCCATTCTGGGCATCCACGGTTGGATGGACAATGCCGGCACATTTGATACGCTCGCCCCGCTGTTGCCAGCTCATCTGCCACTGCTCACGATCGATGCACCGGGTCATGGACTCTCGTCGTGGCTACCAAAGGGAACAGCTTATCACTCCATCGAATTGGTGCAACTTATGCGGCGCATcattaagtattttaattggGAGAAACTATCGCTATTGGGTCACTCGATGAGCTCCCTCAATGGCTTCGTATTCGGCTCAATGTTTCCAGATAAACTAGATATGTTTATTGGGTTAGACGTGATGAAGCCCCTGATTCGCAgtgaaaaaacatttattaataaacttgcAGAGCGTCTGGAGAATAACTTGAAACTGGAGGAACGCATGCTTGAGGGTACCGAACCGCCTTCATATGAGTGGGATAAACTGGTGGAACGAATGCATCTGGGAACAAGAAAGTCCATATCACTTGAGTCTTGCCAATATATATTGAAGAGAAGCTGCAAACCCTCCAAACAAGATCCGAATCGATTCTACTTTTCGCATGACAATCGTGTAAAGGCAGCCTTTGTCTACACGCTCTCCAATGAGACTGTGTTGGAGATGGCGGCACGCATCAATGTCCCGTATCTTTTTATAAAAGCCCTACAGGCTCCCTACTACGAAGACAAGAAGTATTACAATGCCGCACTGGATGTTCTGCGCAAAAATCCGCAATTCGAATACTACGAGGTCGAGGGATCTCATCATGTGCATCTCAATGAACCCGAGAAAGTAGCGCCTTTAATCAATGCGTTCATTAACAAATATAGACCAGATGTGTGA
- the LOC117569641 gene encoding probable serine hydrolase isoform X2: MYHEDIIIQMPWGHIAGKWYGRKDVRPILGIHGWMDNAGTFDTLAPLLPAHLPLLTIDAPGHGLSSWLPKGTAYHSIELVQLMRRIIKYFNWEKLSLLGHSMSSLNGFVFGSMFPDKLDMFIGLDVMKPLIRSEKTFINKLAERLENNLKLEERMLEGTEPPSYEWDKLVERMHLGTRKSISLESCQYILKRSCKPSKQDPNRFYFSHDNRVKAAFVYTLSNETVLEMAARINVPYLFIKALQAPYYEDKKYYNAALDVLRKNPQFEYYEVEGSHHVHLNEPEKVAPLINAFINKYRPDV, encoded by the exons ATGTAT CATGAGGATATAATCATACAAATGCCTTGGGGACACATTGCTGGCAAATGGTATGGCCGAAAAGATGTACGTCCCATTCTGGGCATCCACGGTTGGATGGACAATGCCGGCACATTTGATACGCTCGCCCCGCTGTTGCCAGCTCATCTGCCACTGCTCACGATCGATGCACCGGGTCATGGACTCTCGTCGTGGCTACCAAAGGGAACAGCTTATCACTCCATCGAATTGGTGCAACTTATGCGGCGCATcattaagtattttaattggGAGAAACTATCGCTATTGGGTCACTCGATGAGCTCCCTCAATGGCTTCGTATTCGGCTCAATGTTTCCAGATAAACTAGATATGTTTATTGGGTTAGACGTGATGAAGCCCCTGATTCGCAgtgaaaaaacatttattaataaacttgcAGAGCGTCTGGAGAATAACTTGAAACTGGAGGAACGCATGCTTGAGGGTACCGAACCGCCTTCATATGAGTGGGATAAACTGGTGGAACGAATGCATCTGGGAACAAGAAAGTCCATATCACTTGAGTCTTGCCAATATATATTGAAGAGAAGCTGCAAACCCTCCAAACAAGATCCGAATCGATTCTACTTTTCGCATGACAATCGTGTAAAGGCAGCCTTTGTCTACACGCTCTCCAATGAGACTGTGTTGGAGATGGCGGCACGCATCAATGTCCCGTATCTTTTTATAAAAGCCCTACAGGCTCCCTACTACGAAGACAAGAAGTATTACAATGCCGCACTGGATGTTCTGCGCAAAAATCCGCAATTCGAATACTACGAGGTCGAGGGATCTCATCATGTGCATCTCAATGAACCCGAGAAAGTAGCGCCTTTAATCAATGCGTTCATTAACAAATATAGACCAGATGTGTGA